DNA from Ignavibacteria bacterium:
CCATTTTACCCGTAGCGCAGAACTCACATCCTACGTTACATCCGACCTGAGTCGAAACGCAGACAGTATCTCTGCCATCCTCTGAGATTAATACCGTTTCTATTTTATTGCCGTCTTGAGTTTCAAACAAAAATTTCTTTGTGGCATATTTTATCGAATCATCGACATGCAGGCAGTTAAGGTTTCCAATTTCATATTCCGGATTTAGTTTTTCTTTCAGAGAAATGGGAATGTTTTTTATGTCATTGATATTCTCAGCCAAATGCAGATGAATGCCCTCAAAAACCTGTTTTGCTCGATAAGGTTCGATGCCTTCGTGCTTAAAAAGCTTGGTCAGCTCCGGCAACGTATAATCTTTTAGATTTTTCTTTTTCAATTATATTAAAAGGATACTTCATAAAAATAACTTCTATTAAGTTAATTTTAAGTAATATAATTTAAGTATGAAACCTTATGGAGAGTTTTTCCGTCACAACCATTATAACAATCATTAAATAAATTTAATTCTTTCCCTATGAAATCCATAATGAAAAAGCATATATTTTTCTTACTTATTTCTTTCCTTTTTTTGCAAACAACTTCCGTATTTTCTCAAGATTATAAAACAAAGCTGGAAGATTATCTCCAAAAAAGATATGAACGCGGTGAGTTTATGGGAACGGTTCTTGTTGCTAAAAACGGAATTCCAACCTTCAAAAAATCTTACGGTTTTGCAAACATTGAAAAACATTTGCACAATAATCCCGACCTGAAATATCTTGTCGGCTCCATGACAAAACAGTTTACTGCAGCATTGATTTTAAAGCTTCAGGAAATGAATAAGCTTTCGGTAAATGACAAACTTTCAAAATATTATCCTTCATATAAATATGGGGATGAAATAACAATAAGAAATTTATTAAATCATACTTCCGGCATTCCAAGTTATACAGGCGACCCTTCCGTAATGACAAATTTAATTTCGTATGAAACGGTCGGAGAGATTTTAGACACTATGTATGCAAGAGAGCTCGAATTCAAAACTGACTCTTTAATGAAATATACAAACACCGGATTTTTAATTCTTGGAGACATAATCGAAAAAGCTTCGGGAAAAACTTATAAAGAATTTGTTCAGGAAACGATTTTTACTCCGCTTGGAATGAACCACTCAGCCTTTGATGTATTCGACACTACAGACGTAATGTTCGCGACCGGTTATACTATGGACGAAGATAAAAAAATAATCCGTGCTGAATACATGAAAGTTGAATATGCCGGTGCAGCCGGAAGTATTTCCTCAACGGTCGATGACATGCTAAAATGGGATATGGCTTTATACGGTAATAAAATCCTGAACGAGGAATCGAAACAACAAATGTTCACACCGGGTAAGCAGAACTACGGATATGGAATAATAATTGACGAACCAAAATATGACAGTGTTATACACAAAAGAATCTGGCATGCGGGACGCATACCGGGATTTACTTCTGTTATACAGAGGTTCATTCAAGATACAACATCGGTTATAATTCTTTGTAATAATGACATGACCGACTTAAATGAGATAAGACCTGAAATTACAAGAATAATATTTGGTGAAGATGTTATAATAAAAGAGAAGCCTGTAAAAGTAGAAGTCACGGTTGACCCTGCAATTTATGAACAATATACAGGTGTATATGAGTTAGCTCCTGATTTTGCGATTGAAGTAAGAACAAGAGACGGAAAAATTTATGGACAGGCAACCGGACAGGGTGAATTTGAAATGTTTCCTGAAGCCGAAAACAAATTTTTTCTCAAAATTGTAGAAGCAGATATTACTTTTATTAAAGATGATTCCGGAAACGTTACAAAAATGATATTATTTCAGGGCGGACAAGAAATGCTGGGCATTAAAAAATAATTTATAAATAATTTTCATGTTTCCTCCAAATAACATGTAAGCAAACAAAAAAGGATGCCTGTTAAAGCATCCTTTTTGTTTTTTAAAAATCTAATTAAATAGAGTGGGATTCTTCGCTGCGCTCAGAATGACACAAAATTTTATTTTATTAGCAACATTTTCTTAGTCTCCGTAAAATATTCTGTTTCGAGTTTGTAAAAATACGTTCCGCTTGTTAGGTTCGACGCATTGAAACTTGCTTCATGAGTTCCTGCATTTAATCTTTGGTTCACCAACTGCGCGACTTCCCTGCCGAGCATATCATAAACAGAAATTTTCACAAAAGAATTTTGAGCTAATCCGAATTTTATTGTCGTTGATGGATTAAACGGATTAGGATAATTCTGATGAAGCTGGAATTTTTCAGGTATTAAATTTTCATTTGAAGAAATGCCAAGCACTGATGCATATTTTATTTTTGCATTTGCGGCATTTGTCTTTAAGTCATTCAGATTTTCAGCGGCAACAAGAGCAAACCCGACATAAATACTTGAATTCGCAGGAATCGAAAAAGGTCCTGCTCCGAGAACATGCGATACGTCGCGTCCCGTTCCGGTTCCGCCTGCGGTTTGTCTTCCGATATTTGAAGAAAGTGCCTGCCATTTTTCTATATCGGTGAAATTATCATAGACACCCCAAGGATTTCCTGCAACTGCGTTGTCATTATCAATCGCCCAGTAGTTAACATTTGTTCCTGTAAGCAGAGACATTCCAACATAAGAATTAGGATTGTTATCCGTTCTCCATATATAACCAAGCTGATTAACGGCATCATAATCTGCTTTATTCAAATCGCCGTTTGTGCCGACATCCCAATCGGAATAAATACCGATGTAAAAATTTGAAATTGCCGAAGCATTTGTATTAGTAATTTTATATTTAAAAATTATATAATCGTCATCCGCAGGAGTGTTGAACGCATAAGACCTGAAGTCAACGGTAACACCAATCTTATTACCACCGGCGCCGTTGTCATTATACTGCGCACTGCCATCCTGAACCGATACCGTTCCCGGAGTTGTTATTGTAAAAGGAATTACACTTGTTAAATCGGAATTCTGTGTATTTGGGTCTGCACCTCTCACAACATCAGAAACTTTGTTATTTGCAGTTGCCATAATCAAGCCGCCTTCAAAGTTCAGATTGCTGCCGTTGTTATATGTAAAACCGATTCCCTGTGTGTTTGTCGGATAATTATTGTAAGTAAAATTTCCTCTGCTGTTGATTGTCGTTGCTATTTTATTTCCGTTCATTGTGAAATAACTTGGATTGACTATAACAGATATATATTCAAAATCGGAATATGCACCGTCAGCATAAACAAGCTTCAGAACCACATTAGAATTTGCAGGAGCATTAGAGTTGACTCTGATTCTTAACGGTGAAGAATTATTATTTGCGGTTCCCATTGTTGCCATCGCCCCGAGTGTTGCAGTGTTGCTAAGAATAGTAACTGCAGTTGAAGTGGTTGAAACTGTAACAGATACATTCGCAGCGGCATCAAGATAATTTCTGAATGTTCCGGTAATTCTTAATGTATCATTCGGCTGAGGAACGTTATTGTTGCCGTCACTTACAGTGTAGTCAGTGATTCTTATTGATGGTGAATTGACCGTTAACGCACGGAACATATTCACACGTCCCTTGCCCAGCATATCGGCATAAGATGGATTCGTTCCGTTAATATTATCACAGGTTACTCTGAGCTTTTCACCAACCTGCAAAGCAGTATATGAAGGAAATTGAGATTTAATTATTGCGGCAACGCCTGCAGCAATTGGTGAAGCCATTGATGTTCCGTCAAAAGTTGCATAACCATTGTTATATAATGTGGAATAAATACTTGAACCCGGAGCTGATACGTCAATAGTCGTTCCGTAGTTAGAAAAAGATGAGCGTGTATCAGTTGAATTTGTAGAAGCAACACTGATAACGTATTTCAATGCCGACGGATAATGCGGTGCGCTTGAGTTATCATTGCCTGCTGCGCAAACGACCAGAGCATTTTTATTTATAGTTGCATAAGTAACCGCATCCTGCTCAAAAGAGCTTGCAAAGCTTCCGCCCCATGAGTTGTTAATCACTGCGCAGCCCCTGTCGGCAGCATAAACAATTCCTTCATATCCTTTTAAAATATAAGCTGTTCCGCCGGGTCCGCGAGTGTCGTTATCGGCAGAAGTTTTGACTATGAGAAGCTTGCATTTAAATCCCGGACCTGCAACGCCGACTCCGTTATTTGTTACTGCGCTTGCATCACCTGAAACGTGTGAGCCGTGATTTGTATTACTCCCTAAACAATTAGGATTGTTGTCGCCAACAATGTTATTATAATCGGCACCACCAAAATCCCATCCATTCAGGTCATCAACATATCCATTGTTATCGTTATCGACACCGTCTATCGGGTCTGCATAATTTTTCTTAATGTTAGCCGATAAGTCCGGGTGGTCTAAGTCAGAGCCGCTGTCAACGATTCCTATATAAACATTTGTATCACCCTGCTGAATGTCCCATCCCTGCTGGCATGCAACTTTGGTTATGAAATACTGCGAGCCCAAGCTCGGGTCGTTCGGAGTAAAATCTAGATTCTGAATGTAATATGGTTGTGCATATTCAACTTCACCTGTTGCATATAAATCGTTAATTGCATTTTCAAGAGCAACCGGAGAATTATATTTTACTATATATATAAGAGAAAGGTCGGCAAGCTTTTCGCCGTGAATGCTGAAATCAGATTCAGGTTTTTCTTTTCCGGGAAATACTTTTGCAACACGCTCTGAACTTAGCTGTGAAAGCGCATAGTTCACAACGGGACTTCCGATGAAATCATTTCCCGAGCCGTTCCTTATGCTTTCTTTTAATTTAAATATGATGGTATTTGGAACATAATCATTCTGTGAAATGCCCTCAGGCATTTTGAAATAAACTTCCTTAGTGGAAACCGTTGTATCTGGTTTATTTGAAAACGAAAATAATCCGACTACTATTATTAATAGCAAAGAGGAAAGAATATAATTTTTCATGTTAATATAAGAGTGTTTTTGAGGTTGAGGTTTTGAGGTTAATTAATTTCATATCGGATTTAATTTATATAAAATTTCAGCAATTTAAAAAGCTAAATTTGGGAGAGAACCCCCTAAAGTGTCATTCTGAGTAAAGCGATGAATACCCTTACGTTTACTTATTGGTTCTTCACTTCGTTCAGGATGACAATAAAAATCTTTTCTCTATAAGTTTATTTTTTAAATGAGTATTTTTAATAAATCACATTTCAGATAACAAGTTTAAGACGTAAGTCAGTTTAATTTATAATTTTAATGAGTATTAATTTAGATGAGTTAAATCCGCAGCAGAGACAGGCAGTTGAGCACATAGAAGGACCTAACATGATTATCGCAGGTGCCGGCAGCGGAAAAACAAGAGTTCTCACATATAAAATTGCATACCTCCTCGACAGCGGAGTCAGTCCGTTTGAAATTCTTGCTTTGACTTTCACCAACAAAGCTGCAAGCGAAATGCGCGAGCGTATTTCAAAATTAAATCCCGGAAGCGCAGACAAGCTATGGATGGGAACGTTTCACTCAATCTTTGCGCGGCTGCTCAGAATCGAAGCGGAGCGAATAGGATTCAATAGAAACTTTACAATATATGATTCTGATGACAGCTTGAATGTTATCAAAGGAATAATGAATGCAAATAATGTTTCGCAAGATTCAACCAATCCGAGAGCGGTTCAGCACACAATCAGCAATCTTAAAAATAAATTCATAAACCCAGCGGAATTTTCTTTATTTGCAAAATCAGACTTTGAGAGGAAGGTTTTGACAGTTTATAATGAATATCAGCCCTGCCTCAAACGAAGCAATGCAATGGATTTTGATGATTTGCTCACAAAACCGATTGAATTGTTCAATAACAATCCCGATGTGCTCGAAAAATATCAGGAAAGATTTAAGTTCATTCTTGTCGATGAATATCAGGATACAAACAAGGCGCAGTATTTAATTATAAAAGCATTATCTCAAAAACATAAAAATCTTTCCGTTGTTGGTGATGATGCGCAGTCGATTTATAAGTGGCGCGGAGCTGAGATACAAAATATTTTTGATTTTGAAACGGACTTCACGGAAAGAAATTTATTCCGTCTTGAGCAGAATTACCGCTCGACAAAAAAAATTCTCCAGCTTGCAGATGATGTAATCAAAAAAAATAAAAAACAAATTGATAAATCTTTATGGACTGAAAACCTGGAAGGTGAAGAAATTCATTTAACGGAATCTATGTCAGATAGAGATGAAGCATTAAAAGTCGCAAAGAATATTCTCGATGAAATTCATAAATCGAAATATAATTATAAAGACTTTGTAGTTTTATACCGCACGAATGCGCAGTCAAGAACGCTCGAAGATGCTTTGCGGATGCAGAAAATTCCGTATACAATCGTCGGCGGCATCCGCTTTTATCAGCGAAAAGAAATTAAAGACATTCTCGCTTATCTAAAAATCATTGCAAATCCATTTGATAACGAATCTGTTCTGCGTGTGCTGGGAATGGCTGAAGGAGTCGGGAAAACAAGCGTGGATAAGCTCGTTGCAATAGGTGATGAGAAAGGCATACAGCTTTATGAGGTTCTGCATACGCTCGAAAAGCATCAGGGGTTCAGTTCAAATATCCGCAACAGATTAACTGAAGTAAATAATTTCATATCGAAGTTTAAATATCTGAAAGATGAAATGAGCTTGCTTGAGCTTACACGCGGAATTGTTGACCACACAGGAATTATACGGAACTTAAAATCCGAAAATACTTTTGAAGCCGAGGAAAGAATTGCAAACATAGAAGAATTAATTTCGGCAATTGCAGAGTATTCCGACACGGTTGACAATGCTTCGCTTGAAGGGTTTTTGCAGGAAGTTTCGCTTGTAGCCGATATAGATACACTTGATAATCAGAAAAATGCAGTTACATTGATGACTATTCACGCGGCAAAGGGATTAGAGTTTCCTGTTGTATTCATAACCGGACTTGAAGAGGGATTATTCCCTGTAGGCAATTCAATTACATCTGAAGAAGAGCTTGAAGAAGAGCGCAGATTGTTTTATGTTGCAATAACACGCGCAATGAGAAAGCTTTACCTTATGTTTGCAAATACGAGATATAAATTCGGGACACCTTCATATCAGACCAAGTCAAGATTCATAAAAGAAATCTCTCCTGAAATTTTTGATAAGCATATCAAACATGAAAGCTTAAAAAACAGAATGGAGTATGCGCCTGTTTCAAAAGCAAAATCAGGACGCGCGATTCAATATGATTTATACATCGGCAAAAAGAAAAAAGCAGAGAAAGAGGAATTTGAGAACGACAAGTTTCCTGATATTCACAAAGGAACGATTGTTGAACACGAATCATTCGGCAAAGGAAAAGTTATCAGTACACAGGGCGCAGGACTCGATAAGAAGGCAGAGATATATTTCGAAGACATCGGCTTGAAAAAAATTGTTTTGAAATACGCGAAGCTGACAATACGTGAATAGTGAATTGTCATTTGTCAATTGTCAATAGTGAAAAGAAGTAAAACATGAAAAAAATTTTTATGACATTCATTTTTGTTCTTTTATTTGCAACTCATATTAAAGCTCAATCAGACAGAGATGTATTTAACAAATTGGTTGGTGGTTGGCAATCAAGTATAACAAATACCATAGGAGGTGTGACTGTAGAGACAATAACTGTTGTGAATTTTGAATGGGGTAAGTGGAACAAAAATCATTTAATGATAAATTTTACTTATTATAGTGATTTAGGGATTAGAAATGGAGATATAGGGTATTTAATGATTGACAGTACCGACAGTTTTGTTTATGCTACCTGGCTTGATGAATGGGGAATAGTAGAAGCTAAATGGGGCGAACCTGAAAATGAATTTGGTATAACTGACAATAAAATTATTTTTTCAAATGATAAGCAAATTCGAGAGATAGAGCTTTCTGAAAATAATCTGACAATAACAGCATTTACGAAAAACGGAAAGTATTTAGGTAAGTTTTCTTATAAAAAGTTTTGGTAATTTTTAAAAATATAAAATTAAAATTTAATTGCTGAATTTCAAATAACATTCACATTTCACAATTAACAATT
Protein-coding regions in this window:
- a CDS encoding serine hydrolase translates to MKKHIFFLLISFLFLQTTSVFSQDYKTKLEDYLQKRYERGEFMGTVLVAKNGIPTFKKSYGFANIEKHLHNNPDLKYLVGSMTKQFTAALILKLQEMNKLSVNDKLSKYYPSYKYGDEITIRNLLNHTSGIPSYTGDPSVMTNLISYETVGEILDTMYARELEFKTDSLMKYTNTGFLILGDIIEKASGKTYKEFVQETIFTPLGMNHSAFDVFDTTDVMFATGYTMDEDKKIIRAEYMKVEYAGAAGSISSTVDDMLKWDMALYGNKILNEESKQQMFTPGKQNYGYGIIIDEPKYDSVIHKRIWHAGRIPGFTSVIQRFIQDTTSVIILCNNDMTDLNEIRPEITRIIFGEDVIIKEKPVKVEVTVDPAIYEQYTGVYELAPDFAIEVRTRDGKIYGQATGQGEFEMFPEAENKFFLKIVEADITFIKDDSGNVTKMILFQGGQEMLGIKK
- a CDS encoding S8/S53 family peptidase, whose translation is MKNYILSSLLLIIVVGLFSFSNKPDTTVSTKEVYFKMPEGISQNDYVPNTIIFKLKESIRNGSGNDFIGSPVVNYALSQLSSERVAKVFPGKEKPESDFSIHGEKLADLSLIYIVKYNSPVALENAINDLYATGEVEYAQPYYIQNLDFTPNDPSLGSQYFITKVACQQGWDIQQGDTNVYIGIVDSGSDLDHPDLSANIKKNYADPIDGVDNDNNGYVDDLNGWDFGGADYNNIVGDNNPNCLGSNTNHGSHVSGDASAVTNNGVGVAGPGFKCKLLIVKTSADNDTRGPGGTAYILKGYEGIVYAADRGCAVINNSWGGSFASSFEQDAVTYATINKNALVVCAAGNDNSSAPHYPSALKYVISVASTNSTDTRSSFSNYGTTIDVSAPGSSIYSTLYNNGYATFDGTSMASPIAAGVAAIIKSQFPSYTALQVGEKLRVTCDNINGTNPSYADMLGKGRVNMFRALTVNSPSIRITDYTVSDGNNNVPQPNDTLRITGTFRNYLDAAANVSVTVSTTSTAVTILSNTATLGAMATMGTANNNSSPLRIRVNSNAPANSNVVLKLVYADGAYSDFEYISVIVNPSYFTMNGNKIATTINSRGNFTYNNYPTNTQGIGFTYNNGSNLNFEGGLIMATANNKVSDVVRGADPNTQNSDLTSVIPFTITTPGTVSVQDGSAQYNDNGAGGNKIGVTVDFRSYAFNTPADDDYIIFKYKITNTNASAISNFYIGIYSDWDVGTNGDLNKADYDAVNQLGYIWRTDNNPNSYVGMSLLTGTNVNYWAIDNDNAVAGNPWGVYDNFTDIEKWQALSSNIGRQTAGGTGTGRDVSHVLGAGPFSIPANSSIYVGFALVAAENLNDLKTNAANAKIKYASVLGISSNENLIPEKFQLHQNYPNPFNPSTTIKFGLAQNSFVKISVYDMLGREVAQLVNQRLNAGTHEASFNASNLTSGTYFYKLETEYFTETKKMLLIK
- a CDS encoding UvrD-helicase domain-containing protein yields the protein MSINLDELNPQQRQAVEHIEGPNMIIAGAGSGKTRVLTYKIAYLLDSGVSPFEILALTFTNKAASEMRERISKLNPGSADKLWMGTFHSIFARLLRIEAERIGFNRNFTIYDSDDSLNVIKGIMNANNVSQDSTNPRAVQHTISNLKNKFINPAEFSLFAKSDFERKVLTVYNEYQPCLKRSNAMDFDDLLTKPIELFNNNPDVLEKYQERFKFILVDEYQDTNKAQYLIIKALSQKHKNLSVVGDDAQSIYKWRGAEIQNIFDFETDFTERNLFRLEQNYRSTKKILQLADDVIKKNKKQIDKSLWTENLEGEEIHLTESMSDRDEALKVAKNILDEIHKSKYNYKDFVVLYRTNAQSRTLEDALRMQKIPYTIVGGIRFYQRKEIKDILAYLKIIANPFDNESVLRVLGMAEGVGKTSVDKLVAIGDEKGIQLYEVLHTLEKHQGFSSNIRNRLTEVNNFISKFKYLKDEMSLLELTRGIVDHTGIIRNLKSENTFEAEERIANIEELISAIAEYSDTVDNASLEGFLQEVSLVADIDTLDNQKNAVTLMTIHAAKGLEFPVVFITGLEEGLFPVGNSITSEEELEEERRLFYVAITRAMRKLYLMFANTRYKFGTPSYQTKSRFIKEISPEIFDKHIKHESLKNRMEYAPVSKAKSGRAIQYDLYIGKKKKAEKEEFENDKFPDIHKGTIVEHESFGKGKVISTQGAGLDKKAEIYFEDIGLKKIVLKYAKLTIRE